One Fulvia fulva chromosome 8, complete sequence DNA window includes the following coding sequences:
- a CDS encoding Heterokaryon incompatibility protein 6, OR allele yields the protein MTAPKAKPAVTGVAYRNLDAALYQVRFLRYTSCDRNGLLRFELAVLSINVQPRYTALSYGWGDASTKERICINGQDALVPTNLVSALRNLGAKEGDLLWADAVCINQENKPEKADQVKLMGLIYEKAYRVVIWLGSEGEDTAHATALLGDFANHVNFRKLEEDGYAYHDQLAAEVTAPRFFSDPDFAHHWFAHILQKQKDPARALRGVNEIVMRPYWERVWVVQEAAKASRALVRCGRLRINLNAILAIVSCLPGIPHREQTLLETILKFRIQESNSAGDCSNRVSLYQALIDTRYSLATEPRDKVYSLLGLTSDGDDLLPTPSYVGTPEQAFATVSRAILRSRRATNLLLLSGWVPLNGKDIRPQVRAVDWADTKFRIPNWLTFSFGATTPTVPWQVVDLPDALQTNGCEIATINGLVSEDRHSISSTGWSIGSIDSSGTVTAGEIDGTPEEVVNELCLDLLQRFQQDQPLSEVVSHKQLTDAFARIIRDFNQGKPTTALRYGRLRYALETLAEVMLGQFPIWEWARRYNMARRYQATRQIIPDIQSGSRKARLLSTLCCCSAPKDLEMEDPDPNPRVPVSRESRKNLT from the coding sequence ATGACAGCACCTAAAGCCAAGCCTGCCGTGACTGGCGTGGCCTATCGGAACTTAGACGCCGCGCTGTACCAGGTTCGCTTCCTGCGCTACACAAGCTGTGATAGGAACGGCCTCCTTCGTTTCGAGCTTGCTGTATTATCTATCAATGTACAGCCCAGGTACACTGCTCTGTCCTACGGCTGGGGCGATGCCTCCACGAAAGAACGGATCTGCATCAACGGTCAAGATGCTCTCGTACCGACAAATCTCGTGTCAGCCTTACGGAATCTTGGGGCAAAGGAAGGTGATCTGCTATGGGCAGATGCAGTCTGTATCAATCAGGAGAACAAGCCCGAGAAGGCGGACCAAGTCAAGCTGATGGGCTTGATTTATGAGAAAGCTTACAGAGTAGTCATCTGGCTCGGGTCCGAAGGCGAGGATACTGCGCATGCTACGGCGTTGCTGGGAGATTTCGCAAACCATGTGAACTTCCGAAAACTGGAGGAAGACGGCTACGCCTATCACGATCAACTAGCCGCAGAAGTAACTGCTCCTCGATTCTTTTCCGACCCGGACTTTGCACATCACTGGTTTGCCCACATCCTCCAGAAGCAGAAAGATCCTGCGCGGGCATTGCGAGGTGTCAATGAGATTGTCATGCGGCCATACTGGGAACGTGTCTGGGTCGTTCAAGAAGCGGCCAAAGCTAGTCGCGCTTTGGTGCGATGCGGCCGTTTACGAATCAATCTCAACGCAATACTGGCCATAGTGTCCTGCTTACCAGGGATTCCCCACAGGGAACAGACTTTGCTTGAGACGATATTGAAGTTTCGGATACAAGAGTCTAACAGCGCTGGCGATTGTTCCAATCGAGTCTCGCTGTACCAAGCACTGATAGACACTCGCTACTCCCTTGCAACGGAGCCTCGAGACAAGGTCTACTCACTGTTGGGTCTGACGAGCGATGGGGACGATCTTCTTCCGACTCCGTCTTACGTGGGAACACCGGAGCAAGCTTTCGCTACTGTCAGTAGAGCCATCCTTCGCTCAAGACGCGCGACCAACCTCCTTCTGCTGTCTGGCTGGGTACCCCTGAACGGAAAAGACATTCGTCCACAAGTCCGGGCAGTAGACTGGGCTGACACAAAATTCCGCATCCCGAATTGGCTTACATTCAGCTTTGGCGCTACGACACCTACTGTGCCATGGCAAGTTGTGGATCTTCCAGATGCACTCCAGACAAACGGCTGCGAAATCGCAACCATTAATGGACTTGTGTCCGAAGACAGACACTCAATATCATCAACAGGCTGGAGCATAGGTAGTATAGACTCGTCCGGAACTGTAACTGCTGGCGAGATTGACGGTACTCCGGAAGAAGTAGTCAACGAACTATGTTTGGACTTGCTACAACGCTTTCAGCAGGATCAACCTTTGAGCGAAGTGGTTAGTCACAAGCAATTGACTGACGCCTTTGCACGTATCATCAGGGACTTTAACCAGGGCAAGCCCACGACAGCGCTGAGGTATGGCCGACTCCGCTATGCCCTCGAGACTCTTGCTGAGGTCATGCTTGGCCAGTTTCCAATCTGGGAATGGGCTAGGAGATATAATATGGCCAGGCGCTACCAGGCTACCCGCCAAATAATACCTGACATCCAAAGTGGCAGCCGAAAAGCTCGCCTCCTGTCGACTCTATGCTGCTGCAGCGCCCCTAAGGATCTAGAAATGGAAGATCCTGACCCGAACCCCAGAGTTCCAGTGAGCCGCGAATCCAGGAAAAATCTCACATAG
- a CDS encoding Vacuolar protein-sorting-associated protein 24: MDGVRKFFYGPTPEEQKRKCKALVRQNGRKLDRDMQNLKALESKTRNLILQASKRAQRNPSQKDQALQETRIFARELLRVRKQRSRLATSKATLNSVGMQVEEAFAMRKIGDSIKASTGIMKDVNMLVKLPELTGTMRELSQELVKAGIIEEMAGDSLPDSELLEAEDEEAETEVDKVLGEVLKDRTSAPGTQLPTEPVGPVEAQPAEEEDMDSEEMLAQMRGRLEALKS; encoded by the exons ATGGACGGCGTACGGAAGTTCTTCTACGGACCCACGCCAGAGGAGCAA AAACGAAAATGCAAGGCCCTCGTCCGTCAAAACGGCCGCAAACTCGACCGCGACATGCAAAACCTCAAAGCCCTCGAATCCAAGACCCGCAATCTAATCCTGCAAGCCTCCAAACGCGCCCAACGCAACCCCTCCCAAAAAGACCAAGCTCTGCAAGAAACCCGCATCTTCGCCCGCGAGCTCCTCCGCGTCCGCAAACAACGCTCTCGCCTCGCGACCTCCAAAGCCACCCTCAACTCCGTAGGCATGCAAGTCGAGGAAGCCTTCGCCATGCGCAAGATCGGCGACAGCATCAAAGCCTCCACGGGAATCATGAAAGACGTCAACATGCTAGTGAAACTACCAGAGTTGACGGGGACGATGAGGGAGTTGAGTCAGGAGTTGGTCAAGGCGGGGATTATTGAGGAGATGGCGGGGGATTCTTTGCCGGATAGTGAGTTGCTGGAGGCTGAGGATGAGGAGGCGGAGACGGAGGTTGATAAGGTGTTGGGTGAGGTGCTGAAGGATCGGACGAGTGCGCCGGGAACGCAGTTGCCGACGGAGCCCGTGGGGCCTGTGGAGGCTCAGCCCGCGGAGGAGGAGGATATGGATTCGGAGGAGATGTTGGCGCAGATGAGGGGGAGGTTGGAGGCGTTGAAGAGTTGA